Genomic window (Staphylococcus debuckii):
CGAAGTAATACAGTCAACGGCAATTTTCTAGTTCTATCAATACGCACATAAACGATGTCTTTTGCATCTGTTTCGAATTCCAACCAAGCACCACGGTTAGGAATTACAGTCGCATCATAGTTTTCACGGCCGTTTTTATCTATTTTTTCATTGAAATATACGGATGGAGAACGAACTAATTGTGAAACGATAACACGTTCAGCACCATTAATTACGAAAGTACCAGTATCAGTCATTAATGGGAAGTCACCCATGAATACTTCTTGGTCTTTCACTTCTCCTGTTTCTTTGTTAATGAGACGCACTTTGACACGAAGAGGTGCAGCATAAGTTGCGTCACGGTTCTTAGATTCCTCTAAATCATATTTCGGTTCACCTAATCTGTAATCCACAAATTCTAAAGAAAGGTTGCCTGTGAAATCTTCAATCGGAGAAATATCTCTGAACATTTCAAGTAATCCTTCTTTTAAGAACCAATCATACGATTTCGTTTGAATTTCGATAAGGTTCGGTAATTCTAAAACCTCGGAAATTCTCGCGTAATTTCTACGTTTACGATGTCTTCCATATTGGACAAATTTACCTGCCAAACAGATTCACCCCTCAAAAATTGTTCGAATGCCTTTTACTATAAAAAATAATTTGAAATGCAACAAGACAAAAAGAAAACGGCAGCACACCTGATGACACCATTTTCTATTCTGCGTTATTAATGATTTACTTTGTTATTTTATACGTAAAAGTACACACTTCTTGAACATAAATTTTTACATTCTATAACTATATCAGAAATAAAAATAAATGTCAATGGTTAACGCTTGCTTTTTAAAATATAATACCCTTTATCTTTAGTTAGGGTTGTGACATTGCCAAAAACAGCTTCCATTTTCTTTTTGGCTGATGGCATGCCTTGTTTCTTTTGAATTACGACATAAAGTTCGCCATCTTTTTTTAATTTTGAATATGCATCTTCTAATATTCCATGTACAACTGATTTACCCGCTCTGATAGGAGGGTTTGTTACAATCATGTCTGCACTGTCATCTGAAATTTCAGCTAATCCATCACTTTCTTGTATCACCACATTATCAATATGGTTCTTTTCGCTATTTTCTTTAGCCAATTCCAAAGCACGATGATTAACATCCAAAAGTATTACTTTATGATGCGGAGATACTTTTGCAATCATCAATCCAATCGGCCCATAACCGCACCCTACATCTATAATTGTTTTACTTGGACCGGGAGGATGTTCTTTTAGAAATGTTCTTAATAATAAGTCGGATCCATAATCGATCTTCCCTTTGGAAAATACGCCTGAGTCAGTCATAAGGTTTAATTCATCCTGCTGATAACGATACTTAAAATTTTCTTTATGACTTGCTACTTCTGGATCTCTATCATAATAATGACTCATACTTACACCTCATTTATTTAACACTCTGCAGATGCATTTCTATCCACCTTTAGAATACACATTTATAGTCTATAAAGCTATGAAAAGGCAATAAGGTGAAGGGATAATTCTAACGTGCTTACATTAGAAAAACCCCGTTAACTCAATAACGGGGTTTTCATTTCTCAAAGAATTCAGGCTGTGAAAACCTTAATTTTCACGATATTAACAATGGTTATTAGCCTCGTTCTCTTTTCATTCAATTCAATTAGCGATTAGAATTATTTCAATTCTACTGAAGCGCCAACTTCTTCTAATTGTTCTTTAAGTTTTTCAGCTTCTTCTTTAGGTAAAGCTTCTTTGATTACTTTAGGAGCGTTGTCTACTAATTCTTTAGCATCTTTCAATCCTAAACCAGTTGCGTCTTTAACAGCTTTAACAACTTTGATTTTAGATGATCCAGCTGAAGTTAACTCAACGTCAAATTCAGTTTTTTCAGCAGCTTCGCCGCCGCCTGCTGCACCTGCTGCTGCTACTGGAGCTGCTGCAGTTACACCAAATTCTTCTTCAATTGCTTTTACTAAGTCATTTAATTCTAATACTGACATTTCTTTAATTGCTTCAATGATTTGTTCTTGATTAGCCATTATTATATTCCTCCGTTTTATAAAATATTTACGTTGCTGATTATTCAGCACTTTCTTCTTCTTTAGATTCTCCAACTGCTTTAACTGCATAAGCGAAATTGCGAACAGGAGCTTGTAATACAGAAAGTAACATAGATACAAGACCGTCGTGTGATGGTAAAGAACCAACAGTTTCAACTTCTTCAGCTGAAATAATGCTTCCGTCCATTACGCCTGTTTTAATTTCTAAAGCTTCGTGTTCTTTTGCAAATCCAGCGATAACTTTTGCAGGAGCAACTACGTCATCAGTAGTTGTTGCAATAGCTGTCGGACCTGTTAAGAATTCGTCAAGACCTTCAAGGCCAGCTTGTTCTGCAGCACGACGTAACATAGTGTTTTTGTATACTTTGTACTCAACACCAGCTTCACGTAATTGTTTACGTAATTCTGTTACTTCAGCTACTGTTAAACCACGGTAATTCACGATTACTGTTGAAACAGAATTTTTAAGTTGATCTGCAATTTGTTCAACTAATTGTTTTTTTGCTTCAATAATTCCAGACATTCAGACACCTCCATATTAATTTAGTTCGGTGCTTTTCATTTGGTTTACCCCAATAAAAAAAGCACTTTCACCCTACGGCAAAAAGTGCTTGAAAGTTTATCATAGATCACGTTCAAGTCAATTTTAGCCTCGGTAGGATATAGATTTTAAGTTATTTATTAACTCCTACTGTCTTAGGTAAAATAATCACATTAACCAATATAACGGTTTAGATGTGATATGTCAATATGTTTTAAAAAACTAGAGAAAATAATTTCAAGTAAGTGCAGATTCAAATCAATTCGTTCGGCACGTCACATCTTGTTATTTTCTCTAGTTCATTCATTTCAGTTATATATTATAGTTTGAAGTTAGAAGTATCTACTTTAACACCAGGACCCATTGTAGTTGTAACTGCAACAGATTTGAAGTAAGTACCTTTTGCAGAAGCTGGTTTAGCTTTAGCAATCACATCTTGAAGCGTATTGAAGTTTTCAATTAAGTCTTCAGTGCTGAATGATACTTTACCAATTGAAGCGTGGATGATACCAGCTTTTTCAGCGCGGTATTCAACTTTACCAGCTTTGATTTCTTCAACTGCTTTTTTAACATCCATAGTTACTGTACCTGTTTTAGGGTTAGGCATTAAACCTTTAGGTCCTAATACACGACCTAATTTACCAACTTCGCCCATCATATCTGGTGTAGCAACAACTACATCAAAGTCGAACCAGCCTTGTTGGATTTTAGTAGCGTATTCTGATTCACCTACGTAATCAGCGCCTGCAGCTTCTGCTTCAGAAGCTTTATCACCTTTTGCGAATACTAATACACGTTGAGTTTTACCAGTTCCGTGCGGTAATACTACTGCACCACGGATTTGCTGGTCGTTTTTACGAGTATCGATACCTAAACGGAATGCTACTTCAACAGTTGCATCAAAGTTAGCAACGCTTGTTTCTTTAGCTAAGCTGATTGCGTCTTCAACACTATAGTGTTCGTTGCGATCAACTTTGCTAGCAGCATCTAGATACTTTTTACCTTTTTTAGCCATTTATTATTTCCTCCTTTAGTGGTTTTAGCGGAATGTCCTCCCACATTACTTGCTACTGCAAGTTAAGAGCAGATGACGCTGTCAGCTGTTCGCAATATAAATATTGGATTCACTTTGAGTCATCTGCCGGTTTGTTTCAAGTTTCAAATTGTTATGTTTGTTCGTTTAAGAGATGCATTATAGAATAGCTCTCTTTGCTACGTTATTATTCTACAGTGATACCCATACTACGAGCAGTACCTTCGATAATACGCATAGCCGCTTCTTCATCAGCCGCATTTAAGTCAGGCATTTTTGTTTGAGCGATTTCACGTACTTGATCTTTAGTTACTGAAGCAACTTTGTTTTTGTTAGGTTCACCAGAACCTTTTTCAACGCCAGCTGCTTTTTTAAGTAGTACTGGAGCCGGTGGAGTTTTAGTAATGAATGTAAATGAACGGTCTTCATATACACTGATTTCTACCGGAATAATTAAACCTGCTTGTTCTTGTGTTCTTGCATTGAACTCTTTACAGAATCCCATGATGTTCACACCTGCTTGACCTAATGCTGGACCAACTGGTGGTGCTGGGTTCGCTTTACCTGCAGGAATTTGTAATTTAACTACTTTTTCTACTTTTTTAGCCACGATGTGCACCTCCTTGATATCGTGATGTGGTCACAGGGCTCAATTTTGCCCTCCCACTCTTAAAACATTTCGTGACGAAATGGCCTGCCCTTCGCGAGCACGACCACAGTATTATATCATTTAAAAAATGTAAAATCAACACTATTTTCATTTTTAGTGTTTTATGCTGTTCAATTTAAATCTTAAAGTTTCTCGATTTGATCAAATTCTACTTCAACTGGAGTTTCTCTACCGAACATATCTACTAATACAGTCAATTTGAATTTATCTGCTTCGATTTCTTGCACTTCACCGACTTGGTTAGCAAATGGGCCTGATTTGATACGTACTTGTTCACCGACTTCAACTTCTACATCGATTGTTTTCTCTTTCATTCCCATTTGTTTCAAGATAAAGCGGACTTCATCCGGAAGCAGCGGATTAGGTTTAGAACCAGCACCAGCCGATCCAACAAATCCAGTTACACCTGGTGTATTTCGAACGACATACCATGATTCATCTGTCATTACTAATTCCACTAAAACGTAACCTGGAAATGTTTTTTTCGTCAATTTCTTCGCTTTACCGTCTTTGACTTGTGTTTCTTCTTCTTCTGGTATGACAACTCTAAAAATTTGTTCTGTCATATTCATCGATTCCACACGTTTTTCTAAATTCTTTTTAACTTTATTTTCGTAGCCAGAGTAAGTATGCACGGCATACCAACGCTTTGCTCCAACTTCCTCAGACATGTATGTTGTCACTCCTCATATTAACTAATTAATTTTATCAATTCACCGATTCCCAAATCTAAGGCATAGAAGAAGAGTAAGAAGAATACTACTGTTACGATAACAATAGTTGTATATTTCAACAATTCTTCTTTAGTCGGCCAACTTGTCTTCTCCATTTCAGAAATAACGCCTTTAAAGAAACTATCTTTAGGTGCTTTTTTCTTATCTTCAGCCATTGTCGTACCTCCAATTAGTCATTAAATTCATCGTGGCGCAAGGCAACTACTTCGATTCCTTGTGTATCGTATGTGCATTACAAGTTTTGCAATACTTCTTCAATACTAATCTCTCTGCAAGGTCGCTGTTCTTTGGAACGGTATAATTTCTATTTCCGCATACTTCACAATTGAGCGGGACTTTCTTCATAATACCTTCACCTTACCTATATTAAATACTCACTTACTATACATAAGAAACCCTTACAATGTCAAACGACTAATCAATTGTAAGTTGTGCCTATATGTAAAATAAGTATGGTATTTCATTCATATTGTTTGTATTCTTTGCGCAATTTTGTTTTACAGCGATAAAGAG
Coding sequences:
- a CDS encoding class I SAM-dependent methyltransferase; protein product: MSHYYDRDPEVASHKENFKYRYQQDELNLMTDSGVFSKGKIDYGSDLLLRTFLKEHPPGPSKTIIDVGCGYGPIGLMIAKVSPHHKVILLDVNHRALELAKENSEKNHIDNVVIQESDGLAEISDDSADMIVTNPPIRAGKSVVHGILEDAYSKLKKDGELYVVIQKKQGMPSAKKKMEAVFGNVTTLTKDKGYYILKSKR
- the rplL gene encoding 50S ribosomal protein L7/L12, whose translation is MANQEQIIEAIKEMSVLELNDLVKAIEEEFGVTAAAPVAAAGAAGGGEAAEKTEFDVELTSAGSSKIKVVKAVKDATGLGLKDAKELVDNAPKVIKEALPKEEAEKLKEQLEEVGASVELK
- the rplJ gene encoding 50S ribosomal protein L10, giving the protein MSGIIEAKKQLVEQIADQLKNSVSTVIVNYRGLTVAEVTELRKQLREAGVEYKVYKNTMLRRAAEQAGLEGLDEFLTGPTAIATTTDDVVAPAKVIAGFAKEHEALEIKTGVMDGSIISAEEVETVGSLPSHDGLVSMLLSVLQAPVRNFAYAVKAVGESKEEESAE
- the rplA gene encoding 50S ribosomal protein L1, whose product is MAKKGKKYLDAASKVDRNEHYSVEDAISLAKETSVANFDATVEVAFRLGIDTRKNDQQIRGAVVLPHGTGKTQRVLVFAKGDKASEAEAAGADYVGESEYATKIQQGWFDFDVVVATPDMMGEVGKLGRVLGPKGLMPNPKTGTVTMDVKKAVEEIKAGKVEYRAEKAGIIHASIGKVSFSTEDLIENFNTLQDVIAKAKPASAKGTYFKSVAVTTTMGPGVKVDTSNFKL
- the rplK gene encoding 50S ribosomal protein L11: MAKKVEKVVKLQIPAGKANPAPPVGPALGQAGVNIMGFCKEFNARTQEQAGLIIPVEISVYEDRSFTFITKTPPAPVLLKKAAGVEKGSGEPNKNKVASVTKDQVREIAQTKMPDLNAADEEAAMRIIEGTARSMGITVE
- the nusG gene encoding transcription termination/antitermination protein NusG codes for the protein MSEEVGAKRWYAVHTYSGYENKVKKNLEKRVESMNMTEQIFRVVIPEEEETQVKDGKAKKLTKKTFPGYVLVELVMTDESWYVVRNTPGVTGFVGSAGAGSKPNPLLPDEVRFILKQMGMKEKTIDVEVEVGEQVRIKSGPFANQVGEVQEIEADKFKLTVLVDMFGRETPVEVEFDQIEKL
- the secE gene encoding preprotein translocase subunit SecE; amino-acid sequence: MAEDKKKAPKDSFFKGVISEMEKTSWPTKEELLKYTTIVIVTVVFFLLFFYALDLGIGELIKLIS
- the rpmG gene encoding 50S ribosomal protein L33, producing the protein MKKVPLNCEVCGNRNYTVPKNSDLAERLVLKKYCKTCNAHTIHKESK